In Trichoderma atroviride chromosome 2, complete sequence, one DNA window encodes the following:
- a CDS encoding uncharacterized protein (EggNog:ENOG41), whose amino-acid sequence MRGILYNAFIRTSNFGHRLDKRIIRTMSTHYDAVIIGSGQGGTPLSTTFAQAKHKTALIESSHVGGCCINEGCTPTKTLIASGRAAYLTRRGPQYGIYSSNNSDATNNEVRVNMETVRQRKRDIVNSFRSGSERRVREAGVDLIMGTASFKDERTIEVLGADGVQKALTADRIFICSGERPAIPAIDGFNPDSFPPDVILDSTSVQELGVVPSHLVVIGGGYIGLEFGQLFRRLGAAVTIIQRGEQLVPREDSEVAESMLNILKEDGIQVLLQATPAAIRATSSQDPATAVEVSVAVPSQDRPSKLSASHLLFAAGRTPNTDKLNLAAAGIDTTSRGHVVTDTQLRTTNPRVWALGDVKGGPAFTHVSYDDFRLLCTNLLENGTLTTTDRIIPYVVYTDPQLGHVGLHEHEARAKFPGRKIQVASMPMSYVARALETDESRGMMKAVIDAESQQILGFTCLGIEGGEIMSQVQMAMIGKVKWPALSNAIWAHPSLAESLNNVWGFLK is encoded by the coding sequence ATGCGCGGCATCTTGTACAACGCATTCATCAGAACATCCAACTTCGGACATCGTCTTGATAAAAGAATAATCCGAACAATGTCTACTCATTACGATGCCGTAATTATCGGCTCAGGCCAAGGCGGTACGCCTTTGAGCACTACATTTGCGCAAGCCAAACATAAAACAGCGCTGATTGAAAGTTCACATGTTGGTGGTTGTTGTATCAATGAAGGATGTACTCCGACCAAAACATTGATTGCTTCTGGACGGGCTGCATATCTTACTCGGCGCGGACCACAATATGGCATATATAGCAGCAACAACTCTGACGCTACTAACAACGAAGTCCGGGTCAATATGGAAACTGTGAGGCAACGCAAACGCGACATCGTCAACAGCTTCCGGTCTGGAAGTGAGCGCAGAGTCCGAGAAGCTGGAGTGGATTTGATCATGGGGACAGCATCCTTTAAAGATGAGCGCACGATTGAGGTGCTCGGTGCAGATGGCGTCCAGAAGGCCCTTACTGCCGATCGTATCTTCATTTGCAGTGGAGAGCGCCCAGCGATACCAGCAATAGATGGGTTCAATCCTGATTCGTTTCCGCCAGATGTCATCCTGGACTCGACCTCTGTTCAAGAGCTTGGAGTGGTTCCGTCGCATCTGGTGGTTATCGGAGGAGGATATATCGGCCTCGAGTTTGGTCAACTTTTCCGCCGATTGGGCGCCGCCGTTACAATTATACAGCGAGGTGAACAATTAGTTCCTCGTGAAGATTCCGAAGTGGCCGAGTCAATGCTcaatatattaaaagaagacggcatcCAAGTTTTACTTCAAGCGACCCCTGCAGCAATTCGTGCTACTAGCAGTCAGGATCCAGCTACAGCTGTCGAAGTATCAGTCGCAGTTCCAAGCCAAGACAGGCCATCTAAGCTCTCGGCCtcccatcttctcttcgctgccGGTCGTACGCCTAACACCGACAAATTGAATCTAGCTGCGGCAGGCATCGATACTACTTCTCGTGGTCACGTTGTTACCGATACACAGCTGCGCACTACTAACCCCCGTGTATGGGCACTTGGCGATGTCAAAGGCGGACCTGCCTTCACACATGTATCATACGATGATTTCCGCCTGTTGTGTACCAACTTACTGGAGAATGGAACACTCACCACCACAGACCGAATCATACCTTATGTTGTCTATACGGATCCGCAGCTGGGCCACGTTGGTCTACACGAGCATGAAGCCCGCGCCAAATTTCCTGGACGGAAGATTCAGGTTGCTAGCATGCCAATGTCTTACGTTGCTCGGGCACTGGAGACGGACGAGTCCAGAGGAATGATGAAAGCAGTCATTGATGCTGAGTCGCAGCAGATTCTTGGATTTACGTGTTTGGGGATTGAGGGAGGCGAAATAATGAGCCAGGTACAGATGGCGATGATAGGAAAAGTCAAGTGGCCAGCTCTGAGCAATGCTATATGGGCGCATCCGTCACTAGCCGAGAGCTTGAACAATGTCTGGGGGTTTCTGAAATAG
- a CDS encoding uncharacterized protein (EggNog:ENOG41) produces MADLEKVNRETNAAQFVEYITPRRNLYPSIDPTKANLAGKSVLVAGASKGIGKATAIAFATAGCSKIAIAARSGLDEVTKAVKDAAANEGRPEPLVLSLSMDVTSEESVKAAAGAVAEKFSGSLDILICNAGYLEQWFPIAETQPDDWWRSWEVNVKGTYLCHRFFIPLLLKSQTKTIINCNSIGGHRVMPGASSYQTAKFALARFSEFADTEYYQQGLIAINVHPGSVPTELALNMPEYMHKALIDPPELAAHTFVWLAKERRAWLSGRFISVCWDMEELEKKKDEILQKNALKFRIVL; encoded by the coding sequence ATGGCCGACCTCGAGAAAGTCAACCGCGAGACCAACGCCGCACAATTCGTCGAATATATCACGCCCCGCCGCAACTTATATCCCTCCATTGATCCCACCAAAGCCAATCTAGCTGGGAAATCTGTTCTCGTCGCCGGCGCCTCAAAGGGCATTGGCAAGGCCACTGCCATCGCCTTTGCAACTGCCGGCTGCTCCAAGATTGCAATTGCGGCGCGTTCAGGACTAGATGAAGTTACAAAGGCCGTTAAAGATGCTGCGGCTAACGAAGGTCGACCAGAGCCTTTGGTGCTAAGCTTGTCGATGGATGTAACATCGGAAGAGTCAGTGAAagccgctgctggagccgTCGCTGAAAAATTCTCCGGGTCCCTCGATATTCTAATCTGCAATGCTGGCTACTTGGAGCAGTGGTTCCCAATCGCCGAGACCCAGCCTGATGACTGGTGGAGGTCATGGGAAGTCAATGTCAAGGGCACATATCTGTGCCATCGGTTCTTCATCCCACTTTTGCTCAAATCGCAGACAAAAACGATTATAAATTGCAACAGCATTGGTGGGCATAGAGTCATGCCGGGCGCTTCTAGCTACCAGACCGCCAAGTTTGCGCTCGCCCGGTTCTCTGAATTTGCAGATACGGAGTACTATCAGCAGGGGTTGATTGCTATCAATGTACATCCTGGAAGCGTTCCCACGGAACTGGCGCTTAATATGCCTGAGTACATGCACAAAGCCCTGATTGATCCGCCAGAGCTAGCAGCTCACACGTTTGTCTGGCTGGCTAAAGAGAGGCGTGCATGGTTGTCTGGTCGATTTATCAGCGTATGCTGGGACATGGAGgagctcgagaagaagaaagacgagATTCTCCAGAAGAATGCACTCAAATTTCGCATAGTGCTATAA
- a CDS encoding uncharacterized protein (EggNog:ENOG41~SECRETED:SignalP(1-16)~MEROPS:MER0003908), with the protein MKLLATLALLAPLVASRSLETDSPSPRTTKVSYDGHHLYRIRAADQKEAEFLTKRFATYHTEVTSRGFEVIIPPNEVRSFNELGLNARLLSDDIGSQIRDESKTPTYKRSLHKVGELPDLSWYDSYHAYDDHLQYWDDLLAAFPRNSKKYDIGSSYENRTIYAFHFFGDKGIKGDKPIILWHSTVHAREWITTLVIEYWAWQLINGHKSRNSDITRILDYYDFWLVPFHNPDGFYYTQTTDRMWRKNRLPRSNTTCVGTDLNRNWKFEWGGEPGTGAASTDPCDETFQGLSPGDTPENIVLSGLSDKLGASRKGIRSYIDLHSYGQKILTPPGWTCNTSQYPATLPRMLDVAEGFANAVQAFDSRNETYQYGAGCDIEYYSAGNGRDHHYGAYGADHSWTLELDPVTSSQGGFVLPPANIWPVVQEQWAGVLWLLNNVWFN; encoded by the exons ATGAAGCTCCTAGCAACTCTGGCTCTCCTGGCGCCTCTGGTGGCATCGCGCTCTCTAGAAACAGACTCACCAAGTCCACGTACGACTAAAGTCAGTTACGATGGGCACCATCTTTACAGAATAAGAGCTGCGGACcagaaagaagctgaatTTCTCACGAAACGATTTGCCACGTACCATACAGAGGTCACTTCTCGTGGATTCGAGGTCATTATTCCGCCCAATGAAGTCCGCAGTTTCAACGAACTAGGACTCAATGCTCGTCTACTGAGTGATGACATTGGATCACAAATCCGGGATGAAAGCAAGACGCCAACTTACAAGCGCTCACTACACAAAGTTGGCGAGCTACCAGATTTGAGCTGGTATGATTCATATCATGCGTATGACGATCACCTCCAATACTGGGATGACCTATTGGCTGCCTTTCCAAGGAATTCTAAAAAGTATGATATTGGTTCTTCGTACGAGAACCGTACCATATATGCTTTCCACTTCTTTGGCGATAAGGGCATCAAGGGAGATAAGCCCATCATTTTGTGGCATTCCACGGTCCACGCAAGAGAATGGATTACAACATTG GTAATCGAATACTGGGCGTGGCAGCTCATTAACGGACACAAATCAAGGAACTCAGATATAACGAGAATCCTCGACTACTATGACTTCTGGCTTGTTCCATTTCACAATCCCGATG GCTTCTACTATACTCAAACCACTGATCGTATGTGGAGGAAGAATCGCCTGCCTCGCAGCAACACTACCTGTGTTGGAACAGATCTCAACCGTAACTGGAAATTTGAGTGGGGTGGTGAGCCAGGCACGGGAGCCGCATCTACAGATCCATGCGATGAAACTTTCCAGGGTCTGAGCCCGGGTGATACCCCTGAAAATATCGTGTTATCAGGCCTCTCAGACAAACTAGGAGCATCACGGAAGGGAATTCGATCATACATTGACCTTCACAGTTATGGCCAAAAGATTTTAACGCCACCCGGATGGACATGCAACACCTCTCAGTACCCAGCTACGCTTCCTCGGATGCTTGATGTTGCAGAGGGTTTTGCTAATGCTGTACAAGCATTCGACAGCCGCAATGAAACATACCAGTATGGAGCAGGCTGTGATATTGAGTATTATTCGGCTGGTAATGGCCGTGACCACCATTACGGCGCTTATGGCGCGGATCACTCTTGGACTCTAGAATTAGATCCAGTGACATCTAGCCAAGGTGGCTTTGTCCTGCCTCCAGCAAATATTTGGCCTGTTGTCCAGGAACAGTGGGCGGGAGtgctctggctgctcaaTAACGTTTGGTTCAATTAG